The proteins below come from a single Tribolium castaneum strain GA2 chromosome 9, icTriCast1.1, whole genome shotgun sequence genomic window:
- the Atg12 gene encoding autophagy protein 12-like, whose protein sequence is MSEDASENKGAADSLQSFQSMNINDGDQENNQKSDKQKIDILLKPTGNAPIMKKKKWTVEGDKPISWIAEFMKRYMKLEPQEKLFLYVNQTFAPSPDQIMKNLYDCYSTEGKLVLHYCKTPAWG, encoded by the exons ATGAGCGAAGACGCTTCTGAAAACAAGGGGGCTGCCGATTCCCTGCAATCATTCCAGTCGATGAATATTAACGATGGGGACCAGGAAAATAATCAAAAGTCCGATAAGCAAAAAA TCGATATATTGCTTAAACCGACCGGAAACGCCCCAattatgaaaaagaaaaaatggacaGTTGAAGGCGACAAGCCCATTTCATGGATTGCCGAGTTTATGAAGCGATACATGAAATTGGAGCCGCaagaaaaattg TTTCTGTACGTGAATCAGACTTTTGCGCCTTCACCCGATcagataatgaaaaatttgtacGATTGTTATTCAACGGAAGGGAAATTGGTTTTACACTATTGTAAAACACCAGCTTGGGGTTAA
- the Rep gene encoding rab proteins geranylgeranyltransferase component A 1, translating to MDYELPTEFDIIIIGTGVIESIISAAASRIGKRVLHIDSNNYYGGLWASFNLDAIQKLATVEETLNEGLGNTFFNVKNFEIEWHIPSETPPESTEWSRQSLLKESRRFNLDLAPKLQFARGDFVELLISSNIARYSEYRSVSRVLTWLNGQLETVPCSRSDVFANNKVTVIEKRMLMKLFLALDSGEEDYHNYENKTFRAFLTDKKLTPNLIHYVLYAIAMCTDDTPCLQGIKNTKRFLDSLGRFGKTPFLFSMYGSGEITQAFCRLSAVFGGIYALNQPLKGLILNGDNFEGITCGTQEIKAGVLVMGAEKAPPHFIKQHPKSSIARAILITDKSIMESEKEHLTLLLYPPEGGKNSCVVLELGCLTGTCPKDLFVVHLISRQVEGPQNDFKHIIGNLFGPEKANILWSCYFSIPDSNDLDLTVETPKNVTLCPGPDLDLDYDDAVRKAKAMFTDIFPDCEFLPRAPDPEEIIIEGETSDQDNVELKAESAKTEE from the exons ATGGATTATGAACTTCCGACAGAGTTCGATATTATAATTATAGGGACAG GCGTTATCGAGTCAATAATTTCAGCAGCGGCTAGCAGAATCGGAAAACGAGTCTTACACATTGATAG TAACAATTACTATGGGGGGCTTTGGGCCTCGTTCAACTTGGACGCAATTCAAAAACTAGCCACGGTTGAAGAAACACTAAATGAGGGTTTGGGGAACACTTTTTtcaatgtaaaaaatttcgaaattgaaTGGCACATTCCGAG CGAAACGCCCCCAGAATCAACCGAATGGTCCCGCCAAAGCCTCCTGAAAGAATCGCGCAGATTTAACCTAGACCTCGCCCCAAAACTCCAATTCGCACGCGGTGATTTCGTCGAACTTTTAATCTCGTCAAACATTGCCCGTTATTCCGAATATAGGAGCGTTAGCAGAGTCCTGACTTGGCTCAACGGCCAACTGGAGACAGTCCCGTGTTCACGTTCGGACGTTTTCGCCAATAACAAAGTCACAGTGATTGAAAAACGCATGCTTATGAAGCTCTTCCTGGCGTTAGATAGTGGCGAAGAAGATTATCacaattatgaaaataaaacctTCCGTGCGTTTTTAACCGATAAAAAATTGACCCCGAATTTGATTCACTACGTCCTTTATGCAATCGCAATGTGCACTGATGACACGCCCTGTTTGCAAGGAATCAAAAACACGAAGCGATTTTTGGACAGTTTAGGCCGTTTTGGCAAAACCCCCTTTTTATTTTCCATGTATGGAAGTGGGGAAATCACCCAAGCGTTTTGTAGATTGAGTGCCGTTTTTGGCGGTATTTACGCCCTTAATCAACCACTGAAAGGCCTAATTTTAAACGGCGATAATTTTGAAGGCATCACTTGTGGCACACAGGAAATCAAAGCGGGGGTTCTAGTCATGGGGGCTGAGAAAGCCCCCCCACATTTCATCAAACAACACCCGAAATCATCCATCGCAAGAGCTATTTTAATCACAGATAAATCTATAATGGAGAGTGAAAAGGAACACTTGACTTTGCTCCTATACCCCCCAGAAGGGGGCAAAAATTCATGCGTGGTCCTAGAACTGGGGTGTTTGACCGGGACTTGCCCCAAAGACTTAT ttGTGGTACATTTGATTTCACGACAGGTTGAGGGGCCccaaaatgattttaaacaCATTATTGGGAATTTGTTTGGGCCTGAAAAGGCAAATATTTTGTGGTCTTGCTATTTTTCAATTCCTGATTCAAATGATTTGGATTTGACTGTGGAAACCCCCAAAAATGTGACACTGTGTCCAGGGCCGGACCTAGACCTGGATTATGATGATGCTGTGAGAAAg gcCAAGGCTATGTTTACGGACATTTTCCCCGACTGTGAGTTCTTGCCACGGGCCCCCGACCCTGAAGAAATCATCATTGAGGGCGAAACGTCGGATCAAGACAACGTTGAACTTAAGGCTGAGAGCGCAAAAACGGAAGAATAG
- the LOC655194 gene encoding AN1-type zinc finger protein 2A: MEFPDVGKHCSQPNCNKLDFLPIKCDVCSEIFCDEHYSYTKHNCANAYQKDNQVPVCPLCNKPIPVPQGQQPDFVVGAHIDDDCQSDPAKNKRKVFTNKCSMKGCKVKEVVPVICDNCNMNFCLKHRHTIDHQCQGKKSSTNQKILNAALARQEKMNGAAYTNEIHGNMSEDEALARALALSMQETSKKHVSQEDMDLALARQLQASEYQGTRNRTSARDRCTVA; encoded by the exons ATGGAGTTTCCAGATGTTGGGAAACATTGTTCACAACCAAACTGCAATAAATTAG attttcttCCAATCAAATGTGATGTTTGTTCGGAAATATTTTG TGACGAGCACTACTCTTACACCAAACACAACTGTGCTAACGCTTATCAAAAAGACAACCAAGTGCCTGTGTGCCCCCTTTGCAATAAACCCATTCCTGTACCACAAGGGCAACAACCAGACTTTGTCGTTGGTGCCCACATAGACGATGACTGTCAGTCGGACCCAGCGAAGAACAAACGCAAAGTTTTCACAAACAAATGTTCAATGAAAGGGTGCAAAGTCAAAGAGGTGGTTCCGGTGATTTGTGATAATTGCAATATGAACTTTTGCCTTAAACATCGCCACACTATTGATCACCAATGTCAAGGCAAGAAGTCTTCAACCAATCAAAAAATTCT AAATGCCGCCTTAGCCAGACAGGAAAAAATGAACGGGGCTGCTTACACCAATGAAATACATGGAAATATG AGTGAAGATGAGGCTTTGGCACGTGCTTTGGCGTTATCAATGCAAGAAACGTCAAAAAAACACGTGAGTCAGGAAGATATGGATCTGGCGTTAGCCCGACAATTGCAAGCTTCGGAATATCAAGGGACTAGGAACAGGACAAGTGCTAGGGATAGATGTACTGTAGCATAA
- the LOC654982 gene encoding cytochrome b5, protein METKFFSLEEIAKNDGKDGNKTWILIKNNVYDVTDYLDGHPGGGELITEWAGKDCTKAFDDAGHSGDAKKELKQYKIGELREEDRKQKKPAVPTTSSNPKEDRRSFCSYLTCGLCA, encoded by the exons ATGGAAACGAAATTTTTCTCATTGGAAGAAATCGCAAAAAATGACGGAAAAGACGGAAACAAGACCtggattttgataaaaaataacgtcTATGACGTTACGGACTATCTGGACGGG CACCCTGGGGGCGGCGAGTTGATAACAGAGTGGGCGGGGAAAGACTGCACAAAAGCCTTCGACGACGCTGGCCATTCCGGAGACGCGAAAAAAGAGCTCAAACAGTACAAAATCGGCGAACTTCGCGAG GAAGACCGGAAACAGAAAAAACCCGCCGTTCCGACCACCTCCAGCAACCCCAAAGAAGACCGACG gAGTTTCTGCAGTTACTTGACATGCGGTCTGTGCGCCTGA